The following coding sequences lie in one Pirellulales bacterium genomic window:
- a CDS encoding PEP-CTERM sorting domain-containing protein, with product MNCVSVRPFFLAAATVLATFRLFATVGLVQADDIRWTGNQSPGAYPVAQGSFHDGANWQYFAPPGVLDRAVLGSGLVTEVNPTTSPRYVYFGDSTFIYPNTPNQMFIPGGTATVEALAVQSGAWTFDFNTFGDLSIFNLSEIRYGNLHVNGWLTVGGPAQDVSFQGAATTLNVRGPGETHAGAIAAGWDADYAGTINVSNGARLVSTADDIVVGFWGDGALNVSGVPSADGIPTVETPYSLRFGVLGNSLGTLFADGGATFRAGQRLDIGVGGQGQVWLSGPGTDLSTQEEIGVGYWGHGMLDIRSGATAHTSSWMSIAIASGSAGEVVVEGNGSQLNVADILNVGFGGEGHLTVRNGASVVAHEMISVGDLAGANGELVIADGGTVQTHFLRLGEHSQAEGRVNLSGNSLLDVTGTGLIGHHGHGEVRLAATAALNLMSLDAAIAPTATAEILVTGESSHLTVGGDARLGDQGAAQLHVVDNGYVSIATHLMINATSEVNVSQGGMVTIGQAIPISDAVVMGEGGLLSGAGTIVGNIVNDGGVVSPGFSPGKLDVVGNYLQGSFGSLDLEIGGLLPGQYDQLSVTGNLSLAGTVNIAFIDGFLPSVGDQFDFFQVGGTFDLSEATLQWNNAPAGFQYSTAFQDGLYSVHITAVPEPSTLVLAACGALGILGFARRRSCKPNS from the coding sequence ATGAATTGCGTATCTGTTCGCCCGTTTTTCCTAGCTGCTGCCACTGTTCTGGCGACATTTCGTCTGTTTGCGACAGTTGGATTGGTGCAGGCCGACGATATTCGCTGGACCGGCAATCAATCACCCGGCGCCTATCCCGTTGCTCAAGGATCATTTCACGATGGAGCTAATTGGCAGTACTTCGCTCCTCCTGGAGTACTCGACCGGGCGGTGCTTGGGTCGGGCCTGGTTACCGAAGTGAATCCCACGACCTCGCCACGCTATGTCTACTTCGGCGACTCCACTTTTATCTACCCAAACACACCCAATCAAATGTTCATTCCGGGCGGAACCGCCACGGTCGAGGCGCTAGCGGTCCAAAGTGGAGCCTGGACATTCGACTTTAATACTTTTGGCGATCTGAGCATCTTTAATCTTTCCGAGATACGATACGGAAATCTGCATGTGAATGGTTGGCTTACGGTCGGCGGTCCGGCTCAGGATGTGTCATTCCAGGGTGCCGCGACCACATTGAACGTACGCGGCCCCGGTGAAACCCACGCCGGAGCAATCGCGGCGGGCTGGGACGCCGATTATGCCGGTACGATCAATGTGAGCAATGGAGCGAGGCTGGTATCGACCGCCGACGACATTGTGGTCGGTTTCTGGGGGGATGGCGCGCTGAATGTCTCCGGCGTGCCATCTGCCGATGGAATTCCCACCGTCGAGACGCCTTACTCATTAAGATTTGGTGTCCTCGGTAATTCGCTGGGGACCTTGTTTGCCGACGGCGGCGCAACGTTTCGTGCCGGCCAACGGTTAGACATCGGCGTGGGGGGCCAAGGCCAAGTCTGGCTGAGTGGTCCTGGCACCGATCTATCGACGCAAGAGGAAATTGGCGTCGGCTACTGGGGGCACGGAATGCTTGATATCCGATCCGGTGCAACCGCGCACACGTCAAGTTGGATGAGCATCGCGATCGCCTCGGGCAGTGCCGGCGAGGTGGTCGTCGAGGGAAACGGTAGCCAACTTAATGTCGCGGATATCCTCAATGTGGGATTCGGCGGCGAGGGACACCTGACCGTGCGAAACGGTGCCAGTGTGGTCGCACACGAGATGATCTCAGTCGGCGATCTGGCAGGCGCGAATGGCGAGTTGGTTATTGCGGATGGCGGCACTGTGCAGACGCATTTCCTGAGACTCGGCGAGCATTCACAAGCTGAAGGACGAGTTAATCTCAGCGGAAACTCGCTCCTGGATGTCACCGGAACGGGGTTGATTGGTCATCATGGGCACGGCGAAGTGCGGCTGGCGGCCACAGCCGCGCTGAATCTGATGAGCTTGGATGCGGCCATCGCGCCAACAGCTACTGCGGAGATCTTGGTGACTGGCGAGAGCTCACATTTAACTGTTGGAGGTGATGCGCGGCTTGGCGACCAGGGCGCGGCCCAGCTTCATGTTGTTGATAATGGATATGTCTCGATCGCCACACATTTGATGATCAACGCGACCTCAGAAGTCAACGTCTCCCAGGGCGGGATGGTGACGATTGGCCAGGCCATACCCATCAGCGATGCGGTAGTAATGGGCGAAGGTGGACTGCTTTCAGGCGCCGGCACAATCGTCGGTAATATCGTTAACGATGGGGGTGTTGTATCCCCTGGTTTTTCGCCCGGCAAGTTGGACGTGGTGGGGAATTACCTGCAAGGTTCATTCGGCTCGCTCGATCTGGAGATCGGCGGTCTGCTGCCGGGGCAGTACGACCAGCTTTCAGTGACCGGCAATCTCTCGCTAGCCGGGACGGTGAACATCGCTTTCATCGATGGCTTTCTGCCCTCGGTGGGGGATCAATTCGATTTCTTCCAGGTGGGAGGAACCTTCGATCTAAGCGAGGCCACCCTTCAATGGAACAACGCTCCGGCCGGCTTCCAATACAGCACGGCGTTCCAAGATGGCCTCTATTCGGTCCACATCACGGCCGTCCCCGAGCCCTCGACCTTGGTGCTGGCGGCATGCGGTGCTTTGGGCATCCTTGGCTTTGCCCGGCGTCGCAGTTGCAAACCCAACTCATAA
- a CDS encoding PEP-CTERM sorting domain-containing protein: protein MTVNGAGSTWTNDGDLVVGSFGGEGLLEITGGGAVSSISGSIQPTGHVIADGAGSAWSNNGDLFVGGGGKLEITGGGAVSSISSFLWEDHATAAVDGVGSTWTNEFLGVLGGTLEITGGGEVSNTWAHIGNGSTARVTVAGAGSRWTNDNALLVGESNGDGTLEITGGGAVSSYLSHIGLTASSTGRVTINGPGSEWTNTSELFVGSSGEGALEITGGGTVNNQSASVAYSPNSVGVVTVDGAGSTWTNEGNLVVGERGHGSLEITGGGAVAVENELYISHFSGGAGSVQVDEDSRLNVGQRIHLHQGGTLQLTDGGVAVVGALPLTLLDNTLHVGIDGTLSGSGTILGDVLVDGGVVSPGFSPGKLDVVGNYLQGSFGSLDLEIGGLLPGQYDQLSVTGNLSLAGTVNIAFIDGFLPSVGDQFDFFQVGGTFDLSEATLQWNNAPAGFQYNSAFQDGLYSVHITAVPEPSSLVLALAGAALTAWTLRQRKQRTAV from the coding sequence GTGACCGTCAACGGTGCCGGTTCGACATGGACAAACGACGGGGATCTGGTTGTAGGCAGCTTCGGAGGCGAAGGCTTGTTGGAGATCACTGGTGGCGGCGCGGTGAGCAGTATTTCGGGTTCCATCCAGCCGACTGGTCATGTCATTGCCGATGGCGCCGGTTCGGCGTGGTCGAACAATGGAGATCTGTTTGTAGGCGGTGGCGGCAAGCTGGAGATCACCGGTGGCGGCGCGGTGAGCAGTATTTCAAGTTTTCTGTGGGAAGACCACGCAACCGCCGCTGTTGACGGCGTCGGCTCAACGTGGACGAATGAATTCCTGGGTGTGCTCGGCGGTACGTTGGAAATCACCGGCGGTGGGGAGGTCAGTAATACTTGGGCTCATATTGGCAACGGCTCGACAGCACGTGTCACGGTCGCCGGCGCCGGTTCGAGATGGACGAACGACAACGCACTGCTTGTAGGCGAAAGCAACGGCGATGGCACGCTGGAGATCACGGGCGGTGGCGCGGTTAGCAGTTATCTCAGCCATATCGGACTTACCGCCTCCTCGACGGGCCGCGTCACCATCAATGGTCCTGGTTCCGAGTGGACCAACACTAGCGAACTGTTTGTGGGCAGTTCAGGAGAGGGCGCGCTAGAGATCACCGGCGGCGGCACGGTCAACAATCAGTCGGCCTCGGTGGCGTATTCTCCCAATTCGGTCGGAGTCGTGACCGTCGACGGCGCCGGTTCGACCTGGACGAACGAAGGAAATCTGGTCGTAGGCGAACGCGGCCACGGCTCGCTGGAGATCACTGGCGGCGGAGCGGTGGCCGTAGAGAACGAGTTGTACATCAGCCATTTCTCCGGCGGCGCCGGCTCCGTCCAGGTGGACGAAGATTCTCGACTGAACGTCGGTCAACGGATCCACCTGCACCAGGGCGGCACGCTTCAACTAACCGATGGTGGCGTCGCCGTCGTGGGAGCCCTTCCTCTCACTCTGCTCGACAACACCCTCCATGTCGGAATTGATGGCACCCTGTCCGGCAGCGGCACGATCCTGGGCGACGTGCTCGTCGATGGGGGTGTTGTTTCCCCTGGTTTTTCGCCCGGCAAGTTGGACGTGGTGGGGAATTACCTGCAAGGTTCGTTCGGCTCGCTCGATCTGGAGATCGGCGGTCTGCTGCCGGGGCAGTACGACCAGCTTTCAGTGACCGGCAATCTCTCGCTAGCCGGGACGGTGAACATCGCTTTCATCGATGGCTTTCTGCCCTCGGTGGGGGATCAATTCGATTTCTTCCAGGTGGGAGGAACCTTCGATCTAAGCGAGGCCACCCTTCAATGGAACAACGCTCCGGCCGGCTTCCAATACAACTCGGCGTTCCAAGATGGCCTCTATTCGGTCCACATCACGGCCGTCCCCGAGCCAAGTTCGCTGGTGTTGGCCCTGGCGGGGGCGGCACTGACAGCCTGGACGCTTCGCCAACGAAAGCAGCGAACGGCGGTTTAA
- a CDS encoding arylsulfatase: MKMLLAIASLLLALPLSSRAADQARPNILLIVADDLGWSDVGWHGGYAKTPHLDRLVETGVEFDQHYVQPVCTPTRTALMSGRYPGRFGPHALAPSNLRAMPLGTVTLAAALRSLGYRTYQSGKWHLGARPEWGPNQFGFDHGYGTLTGAADPWNHKYRPGPYEETWHRDGVLGPEPGNATELVAAEAVRRIEERHTPWFIYVPFHAVHTPVDAPDEYKRLYDGVTFHADPEKHDSRLRMAAMISQLDAKVGELVAALERTGQRDNTLIVFTSDNGGIESLKNAYVSDVGHSPLNSENDPLRGQKNTLYEGGIRVCAFANWPGQLRPRKHTEPLHAVDWFPTLASVTGYAPPWDLAWDGVNQWQAIAGEQTPSEPRTIYIAMKKGHALRHGDWKLIVAGKNAPELFNLANDPYEKYDLAGDEPERVAELQQLLAQQKALDVAELPEDLVGFPP; encoded by the coding sequence ATGAAAATGTTGCTTGCGATCGCGAGCCTGCTACTCGCGTTGCCCCTTTCATCGCGAGCTGCGGACCAGGCACGCCCCAATATCCTGTTGATCGTGGCCGACGATCTCGGCTGGAGCGATGTCGGCTGGCACGGCGGTTATGCCAAGACGCCCCATCTCGATCGACTGGTCGAAACGGGCGTCGAGTTCGACCAGCACTACGTGCAGCCGGTCTGCACGCCGACGCGTACCGCCCTGATGAGTGGCCGCTACCCTGGCCGGTTCGGACCGCACGCCCTGGCGCCGAGCAATCTCCGGGCGATGCCCCTCGGTACCGTGACGCTGGCGGCGGCGCTTCGCTCGCTGGGTTACCGCACCTACCAGTCGGGCAAGTGGCACCTGGGCGCACGGCCCGAGTGGGGCCCCAATCAGTTCGGCTTCGATCATGGCTACGGCACTCTCACCGGCGCCGCCGATCCCTGGAATCACAAGTATCGGCCCGGTCCCTACGAAGAGACCTGGCACCGCGATGGAGTTCTGGGGCCTGAGCCGGGCAACGCCACCGAACTGGTAGCCGCCGAGGCCGTCCGCCGCATCGAAGAGCGCCACACGCCCTGGTTCATCTACGTCCCCTTCCACGCGGTCCATACGCCGGTCGATGCGCCGGATGAGTACAAGCGACTCTACGACGGCGTGACGTTTCACGCCGATCCCGAGAAGCACGATTCGCGCTTGCGCATGGCGGCCATGATCTCGCAGCTCGATGCGAAGGTGGGCGAGCTCGTTGCGGCCCTCGAGCGCACCGGACAGCGCGACAACACCTTGATCGTCTTTACCAGCGACAACGGCGGCATCGAGTCGCTGAAGAACGCCTACGTGAGCGACGTCGGGCATTCGCCACTCAACAGCGAGAACGATCCGCTGCGCGGACAGAAGAACACGCTTTACGAGGGAGGAATCCGCGTCTGCGCCTTCGCCAACTGGCCCGGCCAGCTCCGTCCGCGCAAGCACACCGAGCCGCTGCACGCCGTCGACTGGTTTCCCACGCTGGCGAGCGTGACGGGCTACGCGCCTCCGTGGGATCTCGCCTGGGATGGGGTCAACCAATGGCAAGCGATCGCCGGCGAGCAGACGCCGAGCGAGCCGCGCACGATTTACATCGCCATGAAGAAAGGTCACGCCCTGCGGCACGGCGACTGGAAGTTGATCGTCGCCGGCAAGAACGCTCCGGAGCTATTCAATTTGGCCAACGATCCCTACGAAAAGTACGACCTCGCCGGCGACGAGCCCGAACGAGTCGCCGAGCTGCAACAATTGCTCGCCCAGCAGAAGGCGCTCGATGTGGCCGAGTTGCCTGAGGATCTCGTCGGGTTTCCTCCCTAA
- a CDS encoding serine/threonine protein kinase, translated as MTINPTQSDNRSSDGHEVNNAQHHARASSSHGSRLSRHPELAHLQDFIDAFDAVLHASSVTTERADAQKTNQGDFFGRFALDRMLGSGGFGTVFLAFDPMLGRQVALKLPRVEVWQSQELHDRFLREGRAAAGLDHPNILPVYESGELAGLGFIVSAYCAGPTLGQWMEQEQPPRSPKLAARLVMQLARGVHHAHERGVLHRDIKPSNVLLEPCADSRAADSFMPRLTDFGLAKQLNEVSVDTAPGIQAGTPRYMAPEQLASDGKRDIGVFTDVYALGVVLYEVLADKPPFDDANPFALARAIQEDEPTSIRSVRPDIPRDLETICLKCLEKDKTRRYGTARELADDLERFLDGHEVTARPLGFGTRFLRRCRQHRLVTALVSLLVVGSIVGLGSIFHQWRSANRYAAAVEASLIQAEQGLVNMSWVIEEMHLWTMSGDPFFTGNSDQLRSYYERMLARPAPLRPSLAYEATMQSFHARVAELANHPEEARRHFRESIDSWVELIRREPTNQDYRQALAANLFSYGAHLRRHNELDNPLAQPYEYLVLYRYLLGMEPAQGSIIADFAGYLLERGKALSRAGETPAAHEQFHLAVVLVVNARGKFPRDERFTWIHAVSSFYLACSSRQLGLKSQAIQHFTGCNNLLDEMAPQRGENAEWLFYRAEASRLQAACMRDSGNTDEAISMFETALHFFERMKNEEGESQRALNLLASTSLNLAELYKQKNKPEYGILNYERFCDYAGQAILRRSVAKRYAERLPKVLLELARNDLANGRDEDANRRLIFACEALAYIDPPRDAHAAPRLVWAECLGLRAELAKNQGRIDEALNLHRSALEVLDIDFRDLSRRQRVQEQVEHHRAAIQAINAAAG; from the coding sequence ATGACGATCAACCCGACGCAAAGCGATAACCGTAGTTCCGATGGCCATGAAGTAAACAACGCCCAGCATCATGCTCGTGCGTCCTCTTCCCACGGGTCACGCCTATCGCGTCATCCCGAGTTGGCGCACCTGCAAGATTTCATCGATGCGTTTGACGCGGTGCTGCATGCGTCTTCCGTGACTACGGAGCGGGCCGATGCTCAAAAGACGAACCAAGGAGATTTCTTCGGCCGATTCGCGCTCGACCGTATGTTGGGTTCCGGTGGCTTCGGAACGGTCTTTCTCGCCTTCGATCCCATGCTCGGCCGGCAGGTTGCGCTGAAGCTTCCTCGCGTGGAAGTGTGGCAGTCGCAGGAATTGCACGATCGATTCTTGCGAGAAGGACGAGCTGCGGCAGGACTCGATCATCCCAACATACTTCCCGTCTACGAATCGGGGGAACTCGCCGGACTCGGCTTCATCGTCAGCGCCTACTGTGCGGGACCAACCCTGGGCCAGTGGATGGAGCAGGAACAGCCGCCACGTTCGCCAAAGCTTGCGGCCCGGCTCGTCATGCAACTCGCCAGGGGCGTCCATCATGCGCACGAGCGTGGTGTGCTGCACCGCGATATCAAACCGTCGAACGTGTTGCTTGAGCCATGTGCCGATTCACGTGCCGCAGATTCGTTCATGCCACGCCTGACCGATTTCGGTTTGGCGAAGCAACTGAACGAAGTCTCGGTCGACACCGCTCCAGGCATCCAGGCTGGAACACCGCGTTACATGGCCCCCGAACAGTTGGCCAGCGACGGCAAGCGGGACATCGGCGTGTTCACCGATGTCTATGCTTTGGGGGTCGTGCTCTACGAGGTGCTCGCGGACAAGCCCCCTTTCGATGACGCTAATCCGTTTGCCCTGGCCCGTGCGATTCAAGAGGATGAACCAACCTCGATACGATCGGTGCGTCCCGATATCCCCCGTGACTTGGAAACGATCTGCCTCAAATGCCTGGAAAAAGACAAGACGAGACGCTACGGGACGGCACGCGAGTTGGCTGACGACCTGGAACGATTTCTTGATGGCCATGAGGTAACAGCACGACCCTTGGGCTTCGGTACGCGATTTCTACGCCGATGTCGACAGCACCGGCTCGTTACGGCTTTGGTTAGTCTGCTGGTTGTCGGTTCGATCGTTGGGCTTGGCAGCATCTTCCATCAGTGGCGGAGTGCCAACCGCTATGCCGCCGCCGTCGAAGCGAGTCTGATTCAGGCCGAGCAAGGGCTCGTCAACATGTCCTGGGTAATCGAGGAGATGCACCTGTGGACGATGAGTGGCGATCCTTTCTTCACCGGCAATAGCGACCAGTTGCGAAGCTATTACGAACGCATGCTGGCACGGCCGGCCCCGCTTCGTCCTTCGCTCGCCTACGAAGCCACGATGCAGTCGTTTCATGCCCGCGTTGCAGAATTGGCCAATCACCCTGAAGAAGCCCGACGACACTTTCGAGAGAGCATCGACTCTTGGGTAGAATTGATCCGCAGAGAGCCTACCAACCAGGATTATCGGCAAGCACTGGCCGCGAACCTGTTCTCTTACGGCGCGCACCTTCGTCGGCACAACGAGTTGGACAATCCGTTGGCGCAACCCTACGAGTATCTGGTTCTCTATCGGTATCTCCTCGGCATGGAACCTGCACAGGGATCCATCATCGCCGACTTCGCTGGGTATCTCTTGGAGCGAGGCAAAGCGCTGTCCCGTGCAGGAGAAACGCCAGCCGCTCACGAGCAGTTCCACTTGGCGGTGGTACTTGTTGTCAATGCACGTGGCAAGTTTCCCCGCGACGAGCGCTTCACTTGGATTCACGCGGTATCCAGCTTCTACCTCGCTTGCAGTTCGAGGCAGCTCGGATTGAAAAGCCAGGCCATTCAGCATTTCACCGGCTGCAACAACCTGCTGGACGAAATGGCACCGCAACGCGGCGAAAATGCCGAGTGGCTGTTCTACCGTGCGGAGGCCAGCCGGCTTCAAGCTGCCTGTATGCGTGATTCCGGGAATACCGACGAAGCGATCTCGATGTTTGAGACGGCACTTCACTTCTTCGAGCGAATGAAGAACGAAGAGGGAGAATCCCAGCGAGCGCTCAACTTGCTGGCGTCGACCTCGCTGAATCTTGCCGAACTCTACAAGCAGAAAAACAAACCCGAGTATGGCATCCTGAACTACGAACGATTCTGCGACTATGCCGGTCAGGCCATTCTCCGGCGCAGTGTCGCGAAACGTTATGCCGAGAGATTGCCCAAGGTTTTACTGGAGTTGGCTCGCAACGACCTGGCCAACGGACGTGACGAGGACGCCAACCGTCGCTTGATCTTTGCTTGCGAAGCCCTGGCGTATATCGATCCGCCGCGCGACGCGCATGCCGCGCCACGGCTGGTGTGGGCAGAGTGCCTGGGCCTACGGGCGGAGCTTGCCAAGAACCAGGGCCGCATCGACGAGGCGCTCAATCTCCACCGCAGCGCCCTCGAAGTACTCGACATCGACTTCCGCGACCTCAGCCGTCGCCAACGCGTCCAAGAACAGGTCGAACATCACCGGGCCGCCATCCAGGCGATCAATGCGGCCGCCGGATGA
- a CDS encoding trypsin-like peptidase domain-containing protein, with protein sequence MRTSLSALVLLFVSHAVLAEQPLPRQVRDSVVRIVYQQSEHACLGTGTFVGHDEGLGLVVTCAHLFTEGVGEPFIIGPNGLQRAHLVAIDEKNDLACLLVVSKTTAAVAVAAERPRRGTTLTWCGYGEVGDFVAMRGTLEEYATLQGGKANGVLEVTGAARHGDSGGPIFNARGELVAVIMGTDGSLVDGTHGAIIRDFLAQHPVTEELRAKMLARQSHPVPDRLHALARLSEEAGDIIKASE encoded by the coding sequence ATGCGGACATCCTTGTCCGCCCTCGTGTTGTTGTTCGTCAGCCATGCAGTGCTCGCCGAGCAACCCTTGCCGCGACAAGTACGAGATTCTGTCGTGCGCATCGTGTACCAACAGTCGGAGCACGCCTGTCTCGGCACGGGCACTTTCGTCGGCCACGACGAGGGACTAGGTCTCGTGGTCACGTGTGCGCATCTCTTCACCGAAGGAGTCGGCGAACCGTTCATCATCGGTCCCAACGGTCTGCAACGCGCTCATCTGGTGGCCATCGACGAAAAGAACGATCTCGCTTGCCTGCTCGTCGTCAGCAAGACTACGGCGGCCGTGGCCGTCGCTGCCGAGCGACCGCGGCGCGGCACGACACTTACCTGGTGTGGCTACGGAGAAGTTGGCGACTTTGTCGCCATGCGTGGCACGCTCGAGGAATATGCCACGCTCCAAGGTGGCAAGGCAAACGGCGTGCTCGAAGTCACCGGCGCCGCGCGGCATGGCGATTCCGGCGGCCCGATCTTCAACGCGCGTGGCGAACTGGTGGCGGTCATCATGGGCACCGATGGCTCGCTCGTCGACGGCACGCACGGCGCGATCATCCGCGACTTTCTGGCGCAGCATCCCGTGACCGAGGAACTGCGCGCGAAGATGCTGGCCCGGCAGTCCCACCCGGTGCCCGACCGACTCCACGCGCTAGCACGACTGTCAGAAGAGGCGGGCGACATTATCAAGGCTTCCGAATAG
- a CDS encoding sigma-70 family RNA polymerase sigma factor: MEQLPSRITVENVPLFVEAARTGADDALSRLLESYRTYLRRVARRELAGDLRGKIDPSDLAQITLIEAHRDFVQFTSSTHSRLRTWLGQLMINNVADAKRWFRSTAKRDISREVPLDSSLKEVSAYEDVPREAVYSLSGQFQVALERLPQTYREIILLRHFERLSFPEIGQRMNKTTDAARMFYSRAMSALKSECEHDDQPDAKR; encoded by the coding sequence GTGGAGCAACTTCCGTCTCGGATTACCGTGGAGAATGTTCCGTTGTTCGTCGAGGCTGCGCGAACGGGGGCGGATGACGCCCTTTCGCGATTGCTGGAGTCGTATCGCACCTATCTACGACGTGTGGCACGTCGCGAGTTGGCTGGCGATCTGCGAGGGAAGATCGATCCATCTGACCTGGCGCAAATCACTCTGATCGAAGCGCATCGCGATTTCGTGCAGTTCACATCCTCGACGCACTCTCGACTACGAACGTGGCTCGGGCAGTTGATGATTAACAATGTTGCGGATGCCAAACGATGGTTCCGTAGCACGGCGAAACGCGACATTTCTCGCGAAGTACCTCTTGATTCGAGTCTCAAGGAGGTATCCGCCTACGAGGACGTTCCTCGAGAGGCAGTGTACTCGCTGTCGGGCCAGTTTCAGGTGGCGCTCGAAAGGCTGCCGCAGACGTACCGAGAGATCATTCTTCTGCGACACTTCGAGCGCCTATCATTTCCAGAAATTGGACAGCGGATGAACAAGACCACCGACGCCGCGCGGATGTTCTACAGTCGCGCGATGTCGGCTCTGAAATCCGAGTGTGAGCATGACGATCAACCCGACGCAAAGCGATAA
- a CDS encoding VWA domain-containing protein, with protein sequence MTIRHFARLAVAVVLAVALGNLPSAVFAQQGRAVMFDQLLEYVELQVPETKIEQLVATSPTRFILGSEQLDRLRAAGASEQLLQTLAARSPAVAAGSDVTDLVLILDCSGSMNDRLVDGGSKWQAARQAALQLIDSIPEGRHLSVIVYGTDLARKCHSVDLVRGLQPLTSGDKEELASYLGRLKAVGHTPIANSLELAGTQLENASGMSSIVLITDGMESCHGDPAAMAGKLVERFPHLRGGINVVGFCLGEAESRQVARIAEAGQGQFYDARNAEQLLTSMRKIETSVVQPAPPLEVNLAGLSALDRLLIEQLRDADIDVRTQAAKTLGERQVQAAVPALRNLLLQAPYGSGIFGDVDRDAALDAILAIDAEQAGAALTAALTSAERKVRLWAAEEVGDHRVVAAVDAVVRRLLAMNDQDLPTSAINGTDEADALFKALQNTSPERLEETVLQLLRGRSANVKAWASSKARQL encoded by the coding sequence ATGACTATTCGTCACTTCGCTCGTCTCGCGGTGGCCGTCGTTCTGGCGGTCGCCCTGGGCAATCTGCCCTCGGCGGTCTTCGCCCAGCAAGGGCGCGCCGTCATGTTCGATCAATTGCTCGAGTATGTGGAACTGCAGGTTCCCGAGACCAAGATCGAGCAACTCGTGGCCACCTCGCCGACCCGCTTCATCCTGGGCAGCGAGCAACTCGATCGCTTGCGCGCCGCCGGCGCCTCGGAGCAACTGCTGCAAACGCTCGCCGCGCGCAGCCCGGCGGTCGCTGCCGGCTCCGATGTGACCGACCTGGTCTTGATCCTCGACTGCTCGGGCAGCATGAACGACAGGCTCGTCGACGGTGGCAGCAAGTGGCAGGCCGCGCGACAGGCCGCCCTACAACTGATCGACAGCATTCCGGAAGGGCGCCATCTGAGCGTCATCGTCTATGGAACCGACCTGGCGCGCAAATGTCATTCGGTCGATCTCGTGCGCGGCCTACAGCCCCTGACGTCTGGCGATAAGGAGGAACTGGCAAGCTACCTTGGACGCCTGAAGGCCGTCGGCCACACCCCCATCGCCAACTCGCTGGAACTGGCCGGCACGCAACTCGAAAACGCGTCGGGCATGTCGAGCATCGTCCTCATCACCGATGGCATGGAAAGCTGCCACGGAGATCCGGCCGCGATGGCCGGCAAGCTCGTCGAACGTTTTCCCCATCTGCGCGGCGGCATCAACGTCGTCGGCTTCTGCCTGGGTGAGGCGGAATCGCGGCAGGTGGCTCGCATTGCCGAAGCCGGCCAGGGACAGTTCTACGACGCCCGCAATGCCGAGCAGTTGTTGACCAGCATGCGCAAGATCGAAACGAGCGTCGTCCAGCCCGCCCCGCCGCTCGAGGTCAATCTGGCAGGACTCTCGGCCCTCGACCGACTATTGATCGAACAACTGCGCGACGCCGACATCGACGTGCGGACCCAGGCCGCCAAGACTTTGGGAGAGCGCCAGGTGCAAGCCGCCGTGCCGGCGCTGCGCAACTTGCTCCTGCAGGCTCCCTACGGCTCGGGCATCTTCGGCGATGTGGATCGCGATGCGGCGCTCGATGCGATCCTGGCCATCGACGCCGAGCAGGCCGGCGCCGCATTAACGGCCGCGCTGACTTCCGCCGAGCGCAAGGTGCGTCTCTGGGCCGCCGAAGAAGTGGGCGATCACCGGGTCGTCGCGGCGGTCGACGCCGTGGTTCGCCGCCTGCTGGCCATGAACGACCAGGACTTGCCCACCTCGGCCATCAACGGCACGGATGAAGCCGATGCGTTGTTCAAGGCCCTGCAAAACACCTCGCCCGAGCGGCTCGAAGAGACCGTGCTGCAATTGCTCCGCGGCCGAAGTGCCAACGTCAAGGCCTGGGCCTCGAGCAAGGCACGCCAGTTGTAA